A window of Methanocaldococcus vulcanius M7 genomic DNA:
CATAGAACTCCTCATAACCTTTACTAAATGCCCTTATATCCATATAGTAGATGTCAATATCTGTCTCTGGAGCTTTTTCTTTAATTAATTGCGAGTTTTTCATGGCATACATACAGCAAACGTTAGAGCAATACCTATTCCCAACTTTTGCATCTCTTGAACCAACACATTGGATAAAAGCTATCCTTTTTGGTTTTTTTCCATCGCTCAATCTGATAACTTTTCCACCTGTTGGTCCTGAGGCGTTTATCATTCTTTCCAATTCAAGGGCAGTTATAACGTTATCATAAACTCCATAGCCGTACTCTTCTCTAACCGTTGGATCAAATGGATCGTATCCGATAGCACAGATTATCGTTCCAACTTCAACGTCAATAAACTCCGGTTTTTGATCGTAGTCGATCGCATTTGGACCGCAAACTTTGGCACATAAACCACAGTCAATACAGTGTTCTTTGTCTATTGTATATTTTGATGGAACTGCCTGTGGAAATGGTTTATATATTGCTTTTCTCATTCCCAAACCCATATCAAACTCGTTGGGGACTTCTATTGGGCAAACCTCAGCACACTGCCCACAACCGGTGCATTTTGTTTCATCAATATATCTCGGTTTTTTCATGATTTTGACTTTAAAGTTTCCAATGTATCCTTGGACATCTACAACTTCTGAGTAGGCATAGAGTTTAACATTTGGATGTTTTGCAACATCAACCATCTTAGGGGCTAATATACAGATAGAGCAGTCATTAGTTGGAAATGTTTTATCTAATTGAGCCATCCTTCCTCCGACGGAAGGGGATTTTTCGACCAATATTGTTTCAAATCCCATATCTCCTAAATCCAAAGCTGCCTGAATTCCTGCTACCCCTCCTCCTATAACCAAAGCCCTCTTTGTAACTCCTACCTTAATAAATTCTAACGGCTCCAATAATCTTGCCTTAGCAACAGCCATTCTAACTAAGTCCTTTGCCTTTTCTGTTGCCTTTTCTGGCTCGTGCATATGAACCCATGAGCAGTGCTCTCGTATATTTGCAAACTCGAATAAGAATGGGTTCAATCCTGCCTCTGCAACACATCTCCTAAATGTTGGCTCATGTAATCTTGGAGAGCACGCAGCAACAACAACTCTGTTTAAGTTATATTCCTTAATATCTCTTTTAATCATCTCTTGTCCGGGATCTGCACACATATATTTATAGTCCCTTGCAACTACAACATTTTTTAATGTTTTAGCAAATTCTGCCACTGCTTTACAATCTACAACTCCTCCGATATTAACTCCACAGTGGCACACATAAACACCGATCCTTGGTTCTTCCATAATATCACCTTTAATATACTAATTAGATTTTCTAATAAGGTAAGGTGTAAAATTTGAAGCAAAATTTTAACTTGAAAAAACACATCTATTTTTTCTTTATTTTTTCTTTTCTTTTTTTATTTTAGTTGGAGTATTTTTTTCTCTTTTTTTTCTTTTTCTGCTATGCTTAGGCAGAGTAGGCACATTACGCAGTATCCTTTTAGTGGTAGTTTGCCTCTTGATAGTCGTAGTGTTTTCATTGGGCAGACTTCTACGCATTTTCCACATTTATCACACAAGTATGGGCTGAATTCGATTCTGTTGTATTCTTTTCCGTTGTGTTCTATTTTACCAAGTTTTAGAGCTCCTGTTGGGCATGCGACGGTGCAAGCTCCGCAGACGATGCACATTCTTACTTCTCTTTTCTCTTCATCAACGATGATTGCTTCTGTTGGACAGACGGAGGCACATTTTTTCAATACGTCAAAGTCCTCTTCTACGATGACTAAACCCTCGTCAGTTATTGGGTGTGGGGAGCTTAGTTTAACCTCTAAATCTAAAGCATTAACTGGGCAGGTGTTAACGCAGAGTTTACAGGCGGGGCATGATTTTGGTGGCACTACGATCATGTTGTTTTCATCAACTTTGATCATATCTCCTGGGCAGATTTCGACGCATTTTAAGCAGTAAACGCATTTTTCTGCATCAACTTCGAATTTTTTAACCTCTTTCCTCCTTTTTTTAGGAATCTTTCCAGCCACGAAAATTGCATTCCACGGACACGTTTGAGCGCAAATACTACAATAAACACACTTACTCTTATCAATAACCGCCTTACCATCCTCTAACGTTATAGCTCCTACAGGACACTCAGGAACACAAACTCCACAACCCACACAATCATCAGTAACGACAATTGGTTCTTTTGGAGCTTTAACTTCCTTCTTCGGTTTATCAATCACTCCAGGTATTGAGATGATCTCTATTGGGCAGACGTCAATACACTTCTGACAAAGAACACAATGCCCCTTCGAGTAAGGGAAAGTATCATCAACCCTCTTTATACCAATAGGGCAAGCATTAGCACAAGCCCCACACTTTTCACACTTATGAGCCAAATAATTAACCCTCTTCAACTTCTTCCCATTAACCTCAATCTCTTCTTCCATCAAAGCCCCAGTCGGACAAACCATAACACACTCCATACACAAATCACAAACCCTAAAACTATCTATATCAATCGCCCCAGTAGGACACTCCGCCTGACAAGCATAACAAACCAAACAAACATCCCTCTGAATCACTATGCTCATAACTATCCCACTATCTTTTTTGATATTTTATTATTTTTATTTTGAATGATTTCTAAGGTTAGTTTATCCTCATTGTTAGTTTTTTTACCAATTATATGAGTTGCACAGGATAAACAAGGGTCATAAGCCCTAATAACCATCTCCATATAATTTAAAACATTTGGTTTTGCATCTTCTGGATTTTTGATATATTTTTCAGCTACTTTTCTTACTCCAATGTCCATGGCAGGGTTGTTTTGCACTGTTGCAACTATTAAATTAACGTCTGTTATTATCCCCTGCTCATCTGTCTTGAAGTGATGAATAAGGGTTCCTCTTGGTGCTTCTACACAACCAACACCTTCTCCTGTTATTTCATTTGGCTCAGCTCTGATGTCTGTATCAACGATCTTATCGTTTTCTAAAAGTTCTTTTACTTTTTCTGCGGAAGAGAGGATTTCAATTAATCTTGCATAGTTAAATAAGATAGGATAGTGGCACGGTTTTCCAAACGTGTCAATAAACTCTTTATAATATTTCTGTGCCAATGGAGTTGCCATTTTATCTGAAACATTCAATCTTGATAAGCTATTTACTCGATATATTCCATCTTCTGGACCTTTATCTTTTAAATATGGGAATTTTAAGTAGGAATATGGTCTAACTTCTTCAGCAATATATTGTAAATAATCTTTTGGATTGAATTCATATTCTACTTTTCCTTTAGGATTTACAACTCTTAACATTCCATCGTAGAGTTCATGAGTTCCTTTATTTACCATTCCCATGTGATAGGACTCAAAGTAGCCAATATCTAACAGGTTGTTTTCTTTTATATTTTCAATCAGTTTTTTTCCAATTTCAATGGACTTTTCCGCCAATTCGATAGCCCGATCTGACAGTTTTAATAGTTTATCCCTTTCTTCTTCTGTAAGTGGTTTTGACTGTCCTCCAACAACTGCTGTGGCAGGGTGAATTGCTCTTCCTCCAACGGTTTTGACTATTGTCTGCCCTATTTTTCTTAGTTCTATTGCCTCTTTTACAACTTCTGGATGTTCTTTTGCTATTCCCAAGATATTTCTTTTTAGAATATCATCCGTAGTTGGAAACATCAAGTCGGGGGCTGCTAAGAAATAAAAGTGTAAAGCATGGCTGTGTATGGTTGCTCCTTGATGCATTAAATTTCTTAGAAGTTCTGCTGTTTCTGGAATTTTTACATTGAATATCATGTCAACTGCCTTAGCACTTGCCAAATGATGAGATACTTGGCAAATACCGCAAATTCTTGGTGTATAGATCGGTGCATCCTCTATGTATCTTCCTTCTAAAAATTTTTCAAAGCCCCTAACTTCAACAACGTGAAAATGAACTTTATCCAAGTTTCCATTTTCATCGAAGGAGATCGTTATCTTTCCATGTCCTTCAACTCTTGTAATTGGCTCAACACTCAACTTTACCATCATATCACCAAATCACTACCTTGAATATCACTTGATCTTACCGGGTATTAAAGCACTTGGAAGTGTAAATTTGTAAAAACTCCCGATCTTGTCTTTTATTGAGTTTGGAAGTATTGTTGGATCGGTTTCTTTATCTTTATTCACTCCAAAGTCAGAACATAGGGCAGAGATCATCTTAGCCCCCTGATCTGTAACAACATCTGTCGCTCCATTGCAACCACTACATGGAACCCCTACTCTCGGACATGCAGCGTTGCATCCTGCTCTTGTTGCAACACCTAAGCAAAGATACCCCTGCTCTAAAAGACATCTTTCTGGATCTGGCTTTCCTTCGAATTTCCTTTTTATCTTTTCTATTGAAATTCCCTCATTGCTTTTCTTTCTTGGACACTCTTCACATAGATTTTTCTTTGGGAGTTCTGGTTTTTTACCTTCCAATAATGCACTTAAAACCTTTGCTGTGAGTTCTGGATCTGGAGGACAACCTGGGATGAAGTAATCAACATCTATAACCTCTGAAAGGGGCTTAACTCTTGATGTTAGTGGAGGAACTTCTTCATTAGGAATGATTCCTTCATCATTCTTTGTTGATAGGGTTGATTTATACACTTTTTCTAAAATTTCATCTTTTGAGTATAAATTTCCAAGTCCTGGAACTCCTCCAAACACTGCACAGGTTCCAAAGGCAATGACTATTTTTGCCTTTTTTCTCATCTCTTTTGCGATTTCTTCGTTTTCTTTATTTCTTATTCCTCCCTCTATCAATGCAATATCAATATCATTCGGAATCTCTTTAACATCCATCAATACTGGGCAATGGACAAGTTCTACCTTTTTTAAGAGAGTTAATAACTCTTCATGTAGGTCTAATAAGCTTATATGGCATCCAGAACAACATCCAAGCCATGTAGTAGCTAATTTTAACATTTAACCACCATTTTTTAGTTGGTTCAATTAAT
This region includes:
- a CDS encoding CoB--CoM heterodisulfide reductase iron-sulfur subunit A family protein, whose protein sequence is MEEPRIGVYVCHCGVNIGGVVDCKAVAEFAKTLKNVVVARDYKYMCADPGQEMIKRDIKEYNLNRVVVAACSPRLHEPTFRRCVAEAGLNPFLFEFANIREHCSWVHMHEPEKATEKAKDLVRMAVAKARLLEPLEFIKVGVTKRALVIGGGVAGIQAALDLGDMGFETILVEKSPSVGGRMAQLDKTFPTNDCSICILAPKMVDVAKHPNVKLYAYSEVVDVQGYIGNFKVKIMKKPRYIDETKCTGCGQCAEVCPIEVPNEFDMGLGMRKAIYKPFPQAVPSKYTIDKEHCIDCGLCAKVCGPNAIDYDQKPEFIDVEVGTIICAIGYDPFDPTVREEYGYGVYDNVITALELERMINASGPTGGKVIRLSDGKKPKRIAFIQCVGSRDAKVGNRYCSNVCCMYAMKNSQLIKEKAPETDIDIYYMDIRAFSKGYEEFYERSSKQYGITFIRGRPAEILEDPKTKNLIIRAEDTLLGEIIEKEYDLVVLSVGMIPTKSADQIQRILGISRTPDQFFMEAHPKLRPVDTATDGVYLAGACQGPKDIPASVAQGSAAASRAAIPLSKGEVEVEPIVATVNKEICGGCGVCVKQCPYGAPRLIEEDGKLVCDVIAALCKGCGTCVAGCPSGALEQNHFKTIQLYKQIEGAFKDPA
- the vhuB gene encoding F420-non-reducing hydrogenase associated-polyferredoxin VhuB, which codes for MSIVIQRDVCLVCYACQAECPTGAIDIDSFRVCDLCMECVMVCPTGALMEEEIEVNGKKLKRVNYLAHKCEKCGACANACPIGIKRVDDTFPYSKGHCVLCQKCIDVCPIEIISIPGVIDKPKKEVKAPKEPIVVTDDCVGCGVCVPECPVGAITLEDGKAVIDKSKCVYCSICAQTCPWNAIFVAGKIPKKRRKEVKKFEVDAEKCVYCLKCVEICPGDMIKVDENNMIVVPPKSCPACKLCVNTCPVNALDLEVKLSSPHPITDEGLVIVEEDFDVLKKCASVCPTEAIIVDEEKREVRMCIVCGACTVACPTGALKLGKIEHNGKEYNRIEFSPYLCDKCGKCVEVCPMKTLRLSRGKLPLKGYCVMCLLCLSIAEKEKKEKKILQLK
- a CDS encoding Ni/Fe hydrogenase subunit alpha is translated as MVKLSVEPITRVEGHGKITISFDENGNLDKVHFHVVEVRGFEKFLEGRYIEDAPIYTPRICGICQVSHHLASAKAVDMIFNVKIPETAELLRNLMHQGATIHSHALHFYFLAAPDLMFPTTDDILKRNILGIAKEHPEVVKEAIELRKIGQTIVKTVGGRAIHPATAVVGGQSKPLTEEERDKLLKLSDRAIELAEKSIEIGKKLIENIKENNLLDIGYFESYHMGMVNKGTHELYDGMLRVVNPKGKVEYEFNPKDYLQYIAEEVRPYSYLKFPYLKDKGPEDGIYRVNSLSRLNVSDKMATPLAQKYYKEFIDTFGKPCHYPILFNYARLIEILSSAEKVKELLENDKIVDTDIRAEPNEITGEGVGCVEAPRGTLIHHFKTDEQGIITDVNLIVATVQNNPAMDIGVRKVAEKYIKNPEDAKPNVLNYMEMVIRAYDPCLSCATHIIGKKTNNEDKLTLEIIQNKNNKISKKIVG
- a CDS encoding NADH-quinone oxidoreductase subunit B family protein, with the translated sequence MLKLATTWLGCCSGCHISLLDLHEELLTLLKKVELVHCPVLMDVKEIPNDIDIALIEGGIRNKENEEIAKEMRKKAKIVIAFGTCAVFGGVPGLGNLYSKDEILEKVYKSTLSTKNDEGIIPNEEVPPLTSRVKPLSEVIDVDYFIPGCPPDPELTAKVLSALLEGKKPELPKKNLCEECPRKKSNEGISIEKIKRKFEGKPDPERCLLEQGYLCLGVATRAGCNAACPRVGVPCSGCNGATDVVTDQGAKMISALCSDFGVNKDKETDPTILPNSIKDKIGSFYKFTLPSALIPGKIK